From the Perca flavescens isolate YP-PL-M2 chromosome 21, PFLA_1.0, whole genome shotgun sequence genome, one window contains:
- the LOC114548073 gene encoding endoplasmic reticulum protein SC65: MVAFCAKGDALLTLLCSTLVFMTAAQYENYNFRNFPKEELMPLTTAYGLALDNYAAEKWTESITYLELSLRLHRLLKESVRYCMRHCNSSKREEPSFTESRDLRFYWHVMMTASCQKKCRAHFPALQLPPPGREILEDFSRRSPYRHLHFAHSRLNDLQSAVPCAYTYLQKNPEDQEMHQLMETYKSQYDLSGYLTDHEEQPFEASFLRGVKLINSGDYSSSVEHMEEALRLYLQEYDLCQADCEGICQLSPHSDFYAVIAEVSVDVLHCKLKCEENLLPNIGGYFVEKFVATIYHYLQYAYYKLNDGRSALPCAYSYFLFEPEDQVMKQNLLYYKAYSEQWGLQHNHFTPRTEALKHYNRTVTQKQMLTSAKKYLELDDEDFFGTEEAALLASESPDVEFEEMGDYEESFYADWRQPKGKGDAGESTT; the protein is encoded by the exons ATGGTTGCATTTTGCGCTAAAGGAGACGCGTTGTTGACGTTGCTTTGTTCGACCTTAGTCTTTATGACAGCCGCGCAATATGAAAACTACAATTTCAGAAATTTTCCCAAAGAGGAGCTCATGCCCCTCACCACTGCGTATGGATTGGCTTTGGACAATTACGCAGCAGAGAAGTGGACGGAGTCGATCACGTATTTGGAATTGAGTTTGCGTTTGCACCGGCTTCTTAAAGAGAGTGTAAGATACTGCATGAGGCACTGCAATAGTAGCAAACGCGAAGAACCGTCCTTTACAGAAAGCCGGGACCTCCGCTTCTACTGGCACGTTATGATGACAGCGTCCTGTCAGAAGAAGTGCAGAGCGCACTTCCCCGCACTGCAGCTCCCTCCTCCCGGCAGAGAGATCTTGGAGGATTTCAGCAGAAGATCTCCCTACAGACACCTGCACTTTGCGCACTCCAGG CTGAATGACCTGCAGAGTGCTGTCCCATGTGCCTACACCTACCTCCAGAAGAACCCCGAAGACCAGGAGATGCACCAGCTGATGGAGACGTACAAGAGCCAGTACGACCTGAGCGGCTACCTCACCGACCATGAGGAACAACCATTTGAG GCCTCCTTTCTGAGAGGAGTGAAACTCATCAATTCAGGTGACTACAGCAGCAGTGTTGAACACATGGAGGAAGCTCTGAGGCTCTACCTCCAGGAGTATGATCTCTGTCAGGCAGACTGTGAAGGGATCTGTCAACTTTCACCACACAGTGACTTCTATGCAGTCATAGCAG AGGTTTCTGTTGACGTATTACACTGTAAGCTGAAGTGTGAAGAAAACTTGCTGCCTAACATTGGGGGTTATTTTGTGGAGAAATTTGTGGCCACTATTTACCACTACCTCCAGTATGCCTATTATAAGT TAAACGATGGCCGCAGTGCGTTGCCCTGTGCGTACAGCTACTTCCTGTTTGAACCTGAGGACCAGGTCATGAAGCAGAACCTGCTGTATTATAAAGCCTACAGTGAACAGTGGGGCCTTCAGCACAACCACTTCACACCCAGGACG GAGGCTCTCAAACACTACAACCGCACAGTCACTCAAAAGCAGATGCTGACATCTGCAAAGAAGTACTTAGAGTTGGATGACGAG GATTTTTTTGGTACAGAGGAAGCTGCACTTTTGGCCTCTGAGTCTCCCGATGTCGAGTTTGAAGAGATGGGAGACTACGAGGAATCCTTCTACGCTGACTGGAGGCAGCCGAAGGGCAAAGGAGATGCTGGGGAGTCAACTACCTGA